The DNA sequence GGGTTGGAGGGCTCCCGCTTCGGCGCGCCAGGGGGATCTGCGCTGACGTCGGATGGCGGCGGCGATGGCGGTGGAGCGGCGTAGGCggagggctgctgggaaaagGCCGAAGGCGTGCCTCCTCTTGGTGCTGAGCTGAGCTCTGTGCAAGCTACACTAGGGGtagtagagaaagagagagaaccgTTAAGCATCTCCCTGAAAACACACTTTGATTCACGGTCCTGCTCACTGAGGGCCTCAATGCTTCCtcaggggggagtggggggacaCCCTTTCGTACCTAATTCTGTAAGCACTGATATGGGATCTTTTCAGCCAGGACTTATTCACCTACTGGACCAAAACAACCTTCATCTCTCATTTCTAGGTCGTATGTTGAGACTATACATAGATTTCAGAACAAGCAAATCCAACCTTCTCTTCAGTTTAATGGGCAGGCTGAAcccctgggtcaaatacatatttgttttggattcaaatacttttctacgctttactgatcttgtctggtttattggaaccaatgaaatactctcagaaagtgcaaaccccgccttctggtcatattagCAGGCTCAAtaacaccaggcaagatcacagaaaagtatttgaatccaaaacaaatatgtatttgaccctgCTCTAGTAGGGTGGCAGAGTGCTATATTTCAGGACATTTCCTACTTTCAAGGCTGCGAAAGTGATCTTACGGTTCCTTTAGTTGCTTCCTAGGCCTGATGCATTTGATTCATGATTAGCCCCTTaaagtattttttcaaaattcagaattcaaaagtcagtgttctagaactccagcagtgattgttacatcagcattagaaagTTCAGGCAGGAACATTCTAataacacatttgtgatcttagaccttaaagggttaaggagTTGAACTGCCTGTACACCTCGCTCCCCTCCTTGGAGGTATTTTTAACACTAGCACACTTCACGCAGAGATGAGTGAAAAGATTACTCCATGTGGCTGTACCTGTGGTTTCTTTAATCTTCGGCTTCCGGTGACAGCCTTCCCTCACAGTGCCAAACGTGGGGTCGGAGCCGATGGCGTTGGAGTGCGCGTTTGGCAGCATTTTCcggaggagggcggggtcagCGTTGGGGTGCAGGTCCCTAGTCGGGGGCCCGTGGCTGGGGGTGCCGGGGGCCTTGTCCTCGGGGAGCAGCGGGCGCTTGCCGGGCGTGTCCGGGGCACAGAGGGGCGAGTCCACGGGCGTGGCGCAGCTGCTGCTCCCCGTGCTGCAGCCGGCGTCCAGGGAGGAGCACTGGGAGCTCTGCAGGGAGTGGTGGCCCTCCGCCTGCATGCAGGAGACGCGCTTCACCAGGTGGTACTCGCACAGCCGCGCCGCGGACTGCGGCCTGGCCTGCTGCTGCTCGTCGCCCAGCAGCCCGCCCTGCCCGGGGACGGCCGACGGATCTTGGGTCGGGGGGGCGTTGGGACCCGGCCCCTGGTCCTCGCCCGGGCCACCGCGGCCGCGGGTGCCGGACTCCGACGCGGCGTCCCGGGCCTCCGTTCTGCCGCCGCGGCAGTCCTGAGCGCCCTCGGGCAGCGGCTGCCACCGCTGGCTCTTCTCCCGAAACGAGGTGCGCTCCAGGTCGAAGTGGTTCAGCCGGTGGGTTTCCCTGGCGCTGAAGGTGTTGTACTTGCCCGCCGCGCGCTGCTCCTCGGCGTTGGGGTACGGGGTCCTGCCGGCCTGCCTCCTGCCGGCGGCGATGGTGCCGCTCGCGTCGGCCTCGCCCGCCCTCCCCCGCCGCCTGCCGTCGCCCCCTGCCGCCGCCAGCGTGCCCATCTGCATCTTGCTGAAGTAGTCGGTCACGGACTTGGTTTCCATGGTTTCGGGCTCCATCTCGATGTCGTCCGAGTGGAGGATCTGTTTGGAAGGCACGGATGCGGGCGGGGTCCCGGCGTCTTGGCGGCCCGGGGCGCTGTGGGCCGTCTTGGGGACCAGGTCTCCCTCGCACAGGGAAACGGGAAACTCGGTTTTCTCCTCCAGAAGCGGCTGGTAGCCCTCGGAGGTGGTGACCAGCAGACGCATGGAGCCTTCGCAGAGCTTCTGAGCCGCAGCCAGCTCCGAGCTCTCCGTCATTTCCGAGGAGTTAGTCTCGTTCCCGGAGTCAGAAGAGGACTCTGGGCTGAAGGCCCGAGACAGTGCTACACCTATatgacaacaaaaacagaattaagATTACCAACCAAAAGCACATCATatacacatttgtttaaaaaattatgattttattcattaaatctATCGAGGGGTTCTGAATTAAGTGATctaaatttcataataaaaagtCCAAAAAACGTGTTCCAAAGGCTGTGTAAACCTCCAAGGACactttaaaaaagtataaaacaaatacataataatagTATATCAAATAGATTTTTGAATTGGTGCAATCATTTGAAATCGTTTCAATAGCTGAAGCACTAAAAAATTGCAAAAAGGGTGTTTTTAATGGGAAACTAAGCCAGGTGGCATATTGTCAACCAAAAATGTTAAGATAGTGTGAGAACCTGAATTTGTATTAGACTGTGGGTGAGCGTGTTCCTCCGACGCTGCCAGGGCCTCCAGGGCCTGTAACGTGGAGACCACGGCGTCGTCCAGGGCCTTCTCCTGGCCTTCGCCTTGAGTGGGCACGGCGTCGATCAGAGACACGGGGATGTCCTCGCGTGGGCAGGGGCCCGTCTCCTCGGGCCCCCGGGGGCCGTGGTGCTCCTCCTCGTCGGAGCTGTCCCTGAAGCCGGGCGGCGGGGCGGCGATGGCCAGGTTGAGGGAGTCCAGGAGGACGTCGCTGTCCTCCTCGTCTCCCTCCGGCGGCGGGAGGGAGGTCAGGTCGATGATGTCGTCGCTGGAGCCCGAGAGCTTGAGGAAGGTGGATTTGGTCTTCTCcgcctcctcgtcctcctctcccgcgcccgcccctccccccaccgccaccaGGTCCTCCTCACAGCTCCCTTCGTCCTCGTCCTCCGCGTCGTCCGTGGTCTCGGCGTAGCAGATGTCCCGCAGCAGAGGCTCCTCGATGCCCTCTGCCGTCCCAAAGATTTTGGCCTCCCCGATATTGCTGTAGATTGCATGGGGTGCGTACTGAAAGCCTTCCCCGTCCATAGATGGATCCATGGCCTTAAATTCCTCATTGTTCTGGAGGAAAATGGTTCTGTGCTCATCCAAGATCTCAGGACACTCATCCAACAGCCTGTGGTACCCAAGGTTCTGTGGGTTTACGCTATCTAAAGGGGGGTCTCCGAATATGAAGGACACCTTGGCGCTCCTGGGAGAGTCCTGGGGTTTGTGTCTGGGCAAAGACAAAAATGGCTGGGGGTGCATACTATGGCCTGCCCTGTTCGCCCATTCACCCAtgtgcaaagcatgctgggactgCTGGAcctctgtaaaataaatgttttcatttcctgtgcaatCAGGGGACTCGTGCTCTTTGTGATACGGTTCTCTCATGCCCATTTGAACATTGGGGTTCTCACAACCACTAAATGAGGTGCTGTACGTCCACTCAATAGCTTGGTAGTTGTATTTGCTCTTGGGATCTTGGCCTGCAGTataaaagcaacaaaataaCTAGTACCAATATATGGTGTTCACATCAGGACATTATCACAGgtgtagcaataaaaaaaaacatgtttgtaccAGTTAATCATACTGCACTACAACATACAAGTCCTAAAGATCACTGACGGTTATAGTCcagcaatataaaaaatgaattctaCAGCATCACGACAGGGTGTGGATTGACTGTGCTTCAGAAATAACACCCACCCGTCTCCAGACTCCCTGCGCTGGTGCTGTTGGCCATGTTGAAGATGGAGCGACGGGAGTCCACCAGCAGTCTATAGTAGCCAGCGGTCAAACATGCCAGATTCATGGCGTCGCAGGACTCCATTATCAGGGTGATGGGCTGTAAAACAGCATTGAGAAGATGAGCATGCCACAGACATAGGGCATTCTGATTGGTGCTTGGTTATAAAAATGCACGTTAAAGAAGTGTGGTAACCAGGCTTGGTTCCCCCAGGCACTATGACAAGTTGAAGCTGTAAGGGCTTCCGGAAccttacagaaatgaaatatacaaatataatgaaaatatattgtaataagATGACCAAAATATTGTAGCacttcacatacatacatatgggAAAAATATATTGCTGTCAAGCCATGGAAAAAGGTGGACCCAAGTCCAGAGAAACACATGAGACAGAGGATAAACAGAAGACTTTTAATCAGGagaaccaaaaataacaaacaggagGGAACACAAAGTATTAAATACTAACACTGAAGGAAAAGTAATAATACAGGAAACCACTAGAGAAGAGCTAGCAAACACAAGAGATAATTTAACCAGGAAATACAAAGGACAGGTGCTAGAATTCAGGCTGAGGATACATGGGAAGGCAACAAAAATCGAGCAAAGaatgaacaaacacagcaaacTTAAATACAGAGAACAATCAGGTGAGACTAATGACACACAGGAGAGGAAACCTAATCAACCAATAAATAGGAAGACTAACAAGGGAACAAGCAAAACAACCAGACACAAGGGAAACAGGTATGGACCACACAACAATGTAGTGGGGCTAAGTAGGGGAAAAGAAGAGCAGGGCTAGGATGGGGGACCAACAGGGATCCTGAAACTGTGATTATTGCTGCTAACAAAAAATACCTTGCTACATTTACACTTAtcattgtattttcaaaaagttTACATGCAGTACTTACAATGTGTTGCAGTACACCCTCTTTAAACCCAACGGAAAACAACTTTGGTATTTAATTTTgtacataatacaagtgtcttgggtgacaaaaattgaaaatattttcaaaaacatgatttatttttattatttttattgaatgtccctttcAGTGTAGCTTTCAGCAGAGTAGTCGTGAGATAAACACCAGAGACTCATGTTCCCTATGGGGGACACAAATGTATGGCTAGGCCTTAGGAAGATATTGAATTTCCACAAGCGCATTACTGACACAGTCTTCATTAAAAGCAAGGGCTATAAAAACACAAGCCTCACAGAAAAACAGGCAATGTGATAACTAGCAGGAAGAAAGCAGCAGCATTATTATGGGAAATACGGCTGAACTATTTTAAATCCAGCTGGTGGAACATGCCGTGTCTGATTGAGTTATTTATATACTGCAAGCTTGCTAAGGAACGGCACAATCCATCAGACTTATCTGATCTCAGATAAAGGCTGCCATCTTGTTTGCTGAATCCTTAAGTCACTTAAAATTCCAGTCACAGAAAATGACTAACACAAACCTACAATTGTTATGCaaatagcaaaataattattgatttCCTTAAACACATAGGTAAAGTAATACTACTTTTCCTATGTTagctatatactgtatttagGGGTTCAAGATTTGAAGTTTCTGGAACCCCTTGTTTTTGTCaggatttttgttttctcccctTTCACCTCAAATAACTGTGAGCTGGTGTGGATGAGAATCACCAAACTCGGTATGTTTGTTTGGATGGCTGAACTCTTGGATACTTAAAATCATGGTGCAGATTGAACATCTGGTGGTGCTGTAGAGCATGTGACAATAGTTTGACATTCGTAAGCCCAGGCCTCTTGCTACACTTACTCTAGAGTCACCAAATTTGGTGCACTGTCCCTCTCCTTATTAGGCACAAATTTGCCTCAAGTTCTGTGTATTGATAGTCGAATCAAGACTCGAGCCATAAAGGCTTAGCCCAATCCAACCACATGGAGGtgctacagaaataaaaatatgaataaatatttgtaaagaCAGGTCCCTAAGTCTCCCTGAGATCTTGAGATTTCCTTACAATTCGGGAACAGCAcgtactgctgctgctattgcATGGCTACCTTCACcttacaccacccccccccccccccccccgccccacacacacacactgtgttgaTGTGATCAGTTACAGAACACTGCCTACATCCTGAAAGTTTGGCAGGTATATCACTGAACTGCACTGCTTTCACCAGGCTCACAGTAAAAATGCTGGAGTGCTCAATCTAAAGCTATTTGCAATTATTGCTAATTATATAATTGTTGTCCAGGGCTGAAGTTTGGGTCTCGTCCTGGCATCTTCCCCCAAAAATCCCCCCAAGACTCACCTTTACATCTAGGACATGTAGCTCCACCCGGACGTTCTTCTCGTCCTCGGTGTACATCTCGATGCGGTTGACGTGGCTGAAGTCGGCCAGCAGGGCCACCAGGTTGGTCTTGGTGTTGATGACGTGGCTGATGCCGTACCTGGGGCCCAGGAGCAGGGTCACCTCCGTGCGTTTCTCCCCTTGCTGCAGGTTAGCGGGACATTAGCAACACTTCTACATGTTCTCCCTCACATAGCTCATTTTCCATCTACAGAGACCTCACATATTGGTATAAGAAGCCTAACTTTATGTTCTTCCTTAAACAGCTATTGTTTTCATCTATCCATATGTCCACATTCTTCCTTTGTCTTTATTGTGATGATGGAAAGATCTGATAATATTTCAGAtaatatttcagcatttaacTACACCAAAGATGTAACACTGACTCACATGTGAAATAACAAACCTGTTACctgaaatgtacaatatattggAATTTTATTTGAGAAATAAGTTGAGTAATGCATATAGATATATTTCAGCATTtacaaattattgccactttagTTTCAGTGGGATGTACTGTACCTGAAAAAAGCCACTACAATGCATGATTATGCACAAGGGACAATATACTGGTATAcattggaaaatatatttgtaattacaCCATATACTGTATTCAATTGTTTTAGTCaatgtattacagtatatttaaaatagGCCACAAGAGACCAGGGTGACACAGGAAAAGCATTAGCCGCACATCAGaggtttatttttatacagctgCACAGCCCAGAGTAGTTTATTCTGCTTATTCACCATGGCTACGGTGTAATCCAACActcaaattcaattcaacaaATGAGTTTTGCTGAATTACTGCTGTCaacttgttttttcttttgcagttgTTTTCTGTTACGGttcaaaggaaacaaaatgttgAATGGGCTTGTGTATAATTTTAGAACAGTGATAAGGTTACTTTTGCTTGAACTACTTGACAGCTGTGAAGTGTAATatttctgcatgcagggttatAGGAAAATAATCAGAACcttcctgaccaatcagaatcaagcaTTTAATGAATCCCTGTATAGTGAAAGTAATCTGTCACAAAAAAACTAACTGGCTGCTTAGGCAGTAACATAACTagaaaaattttttaaaaagcctaaaTGACTGTAccaaggaaaggaaaaaaaatcagtagaGTAACCACTTgtattaatttgaaattaaatgtcacatttaaattattcttaagGCTAATATTCAGACAGTACATGAGGTGCAAGAATGAAGTCACACATATATAAAGATttagagcagcacagacagttcTATATTgtgcataaattaattatattatgctAGAGCAACGGTAATATATATTTACCAGCAAAGTTGATTTGAACACTCTTCCCCCATATAATCTCAAATCACTGAGATACTTCAAGTAGTGAACCTTTGCTTGTAGAGCAGTTAACTGGAAGAGAAATTGGACAGAAGATgggctttaaataaaataacatattatGAAAAAGAATTGTGTACATTGTGGTACATGAATAAACCAATTAAACTAATGGATTCTTAATTTTGCCATAAACTAATATATTCTAAAATGTAAATAGTAAATGTGTACGTGCACATATGCTTACACCTACAgtagccactagggggcagacTTGTCAAATATACCCATGCTGAatatgatttgaaaatgttgccaTCTAGAGACAGACTATTAAAATACTAATTAGTATCACAGTGGCggaacatgaaaaataaaattagacaGAACTAGGAATGGAAAAAAGCCATGTATTCCAGTGGTCAAATCTTTTAGATTTCAGTTGAACAAAATGATGCAAATTAGTTGCGtcgagaggtagagagagacaataatataatatgtaaatgtataccTTTTTTCCTGGTGGCACTAGATTCTGGTTTGTTTTGAGAATGTGGTTCAAGGCTTTCTTGATGTTCTTCTCCTTCATACTGGACAGCACAGCTGGGGGGAGGAAAACTGCCAAGCCCCATTCTTTCCTGCAGAGACAACCACCAAAACAGCTGCATTGCCTACTGGCTGACCATTTTTAAGCTGCAATGCACATTGGGTGGCTATTTAAAGCAAGTACACCTCGTACTGTAGAGCATTGATCCCTCTACAGTATTTGTCATCACCAGAATCATAAATCTCACCCATAGGGGAAAAacattgatgtattttttttttgtaggacaGTAAACTCAGTGGTTATATTGAATGAAGCCTGTTATCTTTATGCTGACCCAAAAATATACCCCAAGGGATAGAACTCATCCATTTTAAAAGCACCAGTCAAATTCATACACTGCTAATTAATAGCCATCACTGAGGACAATGTAGTGAAATACATCTTTATATACCAATGACCTCACATAAACATGGGACACTTCATTAACTGCAGTATGAAATGGAAAGGACCAGTTAAGTACCACTTACTTTATGCAGTAACAGCATAAAGACTTTTATATTTTCAAGCACTAGTGAGGGCCAttgtgctgtacagtatgtaggAATTCAGGTTCCACTGTTGTGAACACTGATTCTGAACACATAAGATTGTGAAGGGCACAATGAGGCTGAAAGGAAATTTAAAGTCACACCTTACAATGATGAGAAATGTTTAATCAGAGGGCTTGATTCTGTCATAagaacatgcacgcacacatgcacatacacaggcacatacacaaacacacacatgcacacgcaaacacacacatcagagctaTTTCACTCAAAAGGTTCATAGTAGAAGAGTAATTTCAGTTATGAATCCAGTGGTGGTCTCAGAGATATGTACAGTAGGATTTCCTGTTGAGTCAGTAAAAAGCACATTCCTGCTGGTGTAAGCCTCTATGGGAGGGTTATCACATGGATGTGAATGGCACAGATGTGGATGGACTGGACTCACTCAATGTACTTGAGCGAGACCTTCTGAGTCTGTTTGGTGGAGACTGTGAGGATGTACATCTGCAGGGCAGCCAGACGCAGTGCCATGTCATACTTCAACTCCGAACCAAAACGCTCCAGCACCACGTCATTAcagctctggagagagagagagagagagagagagagagagagagagagagagagagagagagagagagagagagagagagagagagagagagagagagagagagagagagagagagagagagagagagagagagagagagagagagagagagagagagagagagagagagagagagagagagagagagagagagagatacttgTAATGTAGTAATACAGTATCATTGGATTTCCTTTGGATTTCTATTCTTAGTCTATTTACGCTCttctatttcttttcttttactgcctactattgctactactgctactacacACTAAAATGTCCACTGTTAATTTAACTCAAACAGAGTACACATGGGCTCAATAGGGACTCTGTAAGATTGATTTAATACTGAACTGTTGTGCGCGCAATGAATTCACATTTGATGTACTGTAGTACAACTTTGAGAAAAGAGGTAACAGGGTTCCTTCCACTGGTGcaattttcagtaaaaaaaaaaaaaaaaagatgtcaaCCAATTACTGGCCTAGGTATGAATAGGGTAATTATTCTTCTCTAAAGAGAACAATGCATATAATATCCATACCTGAACATAGAGGTATTCAAAAGCCACTGCATCTCTCCTGAGCAGATCAACTGGGTCCTTTGGAACAAAGGTAATTCTGAAAAAGCACTTCATATTGTGCAGTCCTGGCCTTTGGGTCACCTGGTGGGGAAGCCAGGAGACAAGCCTTACGTCACCTTAATGAGCTATTAGCACAAAGCAGTTTCATGAGAAATCGGCAAAAGAAATAGGACAGTGCAGATTATCATCTCGACTGCAAGACACTGGTCAATAACTTGTCATGATGCTGGGGAATGGCACTTAGATATCCTGCATAAAATAcgcaaaacatttgaaaatgatcacTCACAAAGAACCAAGGACAGGCTACAGTACGTCCCTGAAAattgataaatgtttttaatctaTGACATTCATTTCAGTCATCAAATCGCCCTGTGCCTTGGCTTATTTAAGGgaccactgaaaaaaaaagcataatatgAGAGATGTATCCATAACATGAACAgctaatgtgttttttcttcctgaagttGATTAATGACATTCAGAAACTGATACTAGTGAAGAAGGCTAGAATTAAATGGGAAACCAAGCAATAGTACATTTATGATATCTATTGCTTAATTCCTATTTCAAAATGCTTAGCCTTTTTTGTGCTAGTGAGCACTGACTGTTTTCAGCATCCAGGGATATGGCTTAAAAGGTCGTAAATTGGCTTGGATGTATCCACATTCAGCGGAATGTGTTCAATTCAAACCACTCAGTGACTAATAAATCCAAACTCCTGGACAAAGAACAGTCCGCTTCAGAAAGTAAGACTCTGGAGCCTAGCAAGCCAGCAATCGTATAGTGGAGTGCTCCATTGTGTTTATGAACAAATACCTTAACCTTTTAAAGCGTgagaaaatttattttttttaaactttgaaaagGGACATTTATTCTTAATTTACCATTCTCGCTATTTTGGGTTCATGTACTGCTCATTTTCCCCCACTGGAGGTTCTCTTTTAAGCTACAGTAGGGTCTTTCAGGGACATCAATACTGTACGGCTGTGTACTGTCACACCGCCAACAGTCTATTCCCAAGTGTTCTCGTGCTATACCCTCTGCCTCTCTGAAGAGCTCACCTGAGATAGCATTTCTTGCTCGTGGAGGAGCAGCAGCTTGGTGGCACAGCCGTCCGCACGCTGCTCCAGGATCAGCGAGAAGTGCTCGAtgcttttgattgacagcttctCTTGCAGAGTCAGGATAACATCCTTTGACATAGAAACATGACAGTATTATACTTTGTGCACTTAAAATGCATCACATGACTACTCCACATTAATTGCATTCATGCTAGGATCTTTATTTGTTGGCATACATGCCACCATTATTGTACATCACATTTAAAGATATAACAGATGGATACTCTTTAAGCTGCAGGTAAATTATGTGATGATGAGTATAGAAGGACAGAATGGCTTTTTCTATTCTCATGTTCTTATAAAAGCacaatgaagggaaaaaaaatatcacagccAATATAAAACAAACCCACATATACAGTTATGTCTATACTGTACTTATTCTTTGATATTCTGATAGCCATATCAGCCGCATAAAAACAATACATGATTAAAAATTTCAGGAATGTTACCACTATTGTGCATGTGCTAACTGTATTTTATGTACAGAAAACAGGCAATTCTGCAATTACAAAATCAGgaatacacatttttcaaatatttctaaAACTGCAAAGATATTTAGGGCCAGCATTCCCTCATACACTTTGGCCAGCCTCATGGCTAAACTGGAGCTTAATTTGGATCAAAGCATTCTAATTGCAGGATTATGATTTCCATGCTTTGGCACCCACTGGACTTTACTGCTAATGCATCAAAACATAAAAGGAAAGAGGAATTTATAGAACTGTACAGCCAACCACGATGAGGCTAGAGGGAgtgaacatttttcattgtcGTTTCATTGACTTTCCTTGCCTCTCCTAATGATCAACATTGCTGTCTTTTAGTTGTCTTTGTGCAATGAGCACTGATCAAACACTTAACTTACCTTGATGGAAGTACTGCTGTCAAAACGGAAGGACTTTGTCTGTCCATTTTCTAGGTAGACTTTCAGAACGTTTGGCATGAAAAGCAGCGAGTTATCCTTCACAGTGTCCTGGGAAGGAATGAATACCTGACATTACGACTCCACAAAAAGGTTTCCTTTCAGGATAACTATTACTGATAAAagtctgactgttttttttttctgtttcctgcagtgatactcaatcctggtcctggaaagccacAGAGTCtgagttttactttttttccttaAGGTCAGtgaccaattcagacccaagaaaccaggtgatcTGAGTTAACTGTATAATCAAAATTGCTGTGCAACTAAATttctgagtaacaatgaaagccagcagacactgtgactTTCCATGACCAGGAGTGAAACCCACTAGCTcaaaaatatgcttttcatagcatttaaacttccatccatgttcactttccttcctgattCTCtccatattagatcaactaattaTTCATAAAAGTCTCTATTAGAAACACAGTTGTATGATTAGTCGCTTGACTGTGCAGTTGGAGAGCCTCTGGGGACCTCAGGAGGAAATACAAGCTTAAATACCAGCAGGttacatggtggagacaaactggtggccctaatTATAGAGACTAAACCTGTACCTTAaaatcagtggtaaccaaccctaaAATCAGAGGTAACTTCCTGGATATCtaccaccctgtaggttttcatttcaaccctaatttgacataCCTGGCCCTAGTAATTAGcaactcaacaagatctctagctattttctgaggtgtgctttgttagggttagactgAAAATCTATAGGacagtggatctccaggaacaggggctGGTTACCACTACTGTAATGATCAAAGGTGcacttctcctttttttaatgtgattgattgCTTAAACACTTAATTCGGAATGAAAACTTAAATGTAGCTTACTGAGTGTGGCATTCACATTGCATTAGAGATACATTGATTAGATATGGTGGAAAGGCATGATATAAATAGAATTCCCTAAAATGTAacatcaattacattttatagttTCTTCCCTGTTTTACATGCAAATATGTGGGCAAGCATTTCAAGGACACAGCAGACAATCTTTCCGCACAGATCATAAACACAGTTATATTTAACACATTTCCAT is a window from the Anguilla anguilla isolate fAngAng1 chromosome 3, fAngAng1.pri, whole genome shotgun sequence genome containing:
- the LOC118224347 gene encoding FERM and PDZ domain-containing protein 4-like isoform X3 → MRRDPVLGFGFVAGSEKPVVVRSVTPGGPSEGKLIPGDQIVMINEEAVSTAARERVIDLVRSCKESIVLTVIQPYPSPKSAFISAAKKAKLKSNPVKVRFAEEVIINGQVPDTVKDNSLLFMPNVLKVYLENGQTKSFRFDSSTSIKDVILTLQEKLSIKSIEHFSLILEQRADGCATKLLLLHEQEMLSQVTQRPGLHNMKCFFRITFVPKDPVDLLRRDAVAFEYLYVQSCNDVVLERFGSELKYDMALRLAALQMYILTVSTKQTQKVSLKYIEKEWGLAVFLPPAVLSSMKEKNIKKALNHILKTNQNLVPPGKKLTALQAKVHYLKYLSDLRLYGGRVFKSTLLQGEKRTEVTLLLGPRYGISHVINTKTNLVALLADFSHVNRIEMYTEDEKNVRVELHVLDVKPITLIMESCDAMNLACLTAGYYRLLVDSRRSIFNMANSTSAGSLETGQDPKSKYNYQAIEWTYSTSFSGCENPNVQMGMREPYHKEHESPDCTGNENIYFTEVQQSQHALHMGEWANRAGHSMHPQPFLSLPRHKPQDSPRSAKVSFIFGDPPLDSVNPQNLGYHRLLDECPEILDEHRTIFLQNNEEFKAMDPSMDGEGFQYAPHAIYSNIGEAKIFGTAEGIEEPLLRDICYAETTDDAEDEDEGSCEEDLVAVGGGAGAGEEDEEAEKTKSTFLKLSGSSDDIIDLTSLPPPEGDEEDSDVLLDSLNLAIAAPPPGFRDSSDEEEHHGPRGPEETGPCPREDIPVSLIDAVPTQGEGQEKALDDAVVSTLQALEALAASEEHAHPQSNTNSGVALSRAFSPESSSDSGNETNSSEMTESSELAAAQKLCEGSMRLLVTTSEGYQPLLEEKTEFPVSLCEGDLVPKTAHSAPGRQDAGTPPASVPSKQILHSDDIEMEPETMETKSVTDYFSKMQMGTLAAAGGDGRRRGRAGEADASGTIAAGRRQAGRTPYPNAEEQRAAGKYNTFSARETHRLNHFDLERTSFREKSQRWQPLPEGAQDCRGGRTEARDAASESGTRGRGGPGEDQGPGPNAPPTQDPSAVPGQGGLLGDEQQQARPQSAARLCEYHLVKRVSCMQAEGHHSLQSSQCSSLDAGCSTGSSSCATPVDSPLCAPDTPGKRPLLPEDKAPGTPSHGPPTRDLHPNADPALLRKMLPNAHSNAIGSDPTFGTVREGCHRKPKIKETTACTELSSAPRGGTPSAFSQQPSAYAAPPPSPPPSDVSADPPGAPKREPSNPPEQNRAALPPASLPPHRNPGTDSQRPPSQRGRGLRRSPSSRPAGSRSFDALLEKTRAAIGGKCLRSPRSPDSRPRKRPVGKRLLKSRSQSSFSTRPAAGRDRGRASAVPPAPKGAGRLRGLPKRDAGAWKCHGPFGRCFHGNAGGSAEDEDEDEEPLPRLPVAAGEPQRDAEEGAPSGSSPSDPSVGSDGFASRLARVGELKGGVCASPGELSALRRDASELVALVRSGVGEVAPAPPEPPGASPHERLLSARSKELGAACGKMAGARPGAAETLAAATGSFGVLCGLTDACMRLMSAMRSEEQQRQVAATVDQVVANYISLLEAVELASASDPGDGDRDRGDAALAHQSTAIPAMVNALTRSLKTLLNTKQKTV